A section of the Styela clava chromosome 9, kaStyClav1.hap1.2, whole genome shotgun sequence genome encodes:
- the LOC120339861 gene encoding uncharacterized protein LOC120339861, which produces MRILPDLSLLLLGVLLSKFSMGFSRRISETKALFLSSGNETESTHRTKYRKLVKQPVDCSTMIDSPKHCPYMMGLTAFSKLSGKRSKNSISPWVTRMDYDPSRLPQAFPVVCCSCLHCVRRSKNGQPTIMPQHYSKAVYIKKKVYRPEDGFRPRFIKVSVGCTCVYRPFGI; this is translated from the exons atgagg ATTCTTCCCGATCTCAGCTTACTTCTTCTTGGAGTTTTATTAAGCAAATTCAGTATGGGCTTCTCACGTCGAATTTCTGAAACAAAAGCTCTCTTCCTATCAAG tGGTAACGAAACTGAATCAACACATCGAACGAAATATAGAAAATTAGTGAAACAGCCG GTTGATTGTTCGACAATGATTGATTCGCCAAAACACTGTCCATATATGATGGGACTAACGGCATTTTCTAAACTCAGCGGGAAGAGATCGAAAAATAGCATTTCTCCCTGGGTTACAAG GATGGACTATGATCCCTCTCGATTACCACAAGCCTTCCCTGTTGTATGTTGTTCATGTTTACACTGTGTGAGAAGGTCCAAAAATGGACAGCCAACAATTATGCCACAACATTATAGCAAAGCTGTTTACATAAAAAAGAAAGTTTATAGACCTGAAGACGGATTTCGTCCAAGATTTATTAAAGTTTCCGTTGGATGCACTTGTGTTTATAGACCATTTGGGATCTGA
- the LOC120339530 gene encoding uncharacterized protein LOC120339530, with translation MRLLFQIVILIYVFEDSICSFAIQNINAKNRQENAITRNVATVANIEDDDTIIRTQSTPIVQSTNNENRANKTTNPSWNSTCLNDRFRRGRESILNYLLRLQLCDILDGGQRLPNACDTKKEAVTEYYNVAYLKFCHIFVYENVCAKEIKNWRNVDPFLKENINIRSEGSGLDSISLQNSANAASLERRVTKFFHGQDLGLINQACKSIEDYMETLSRHEVYKNTEKSFEFNLKASAYSEKYFEEGVKKDNVTVPVVLFAEWYFPIIPFCEAFTCGISYEKYLEEPMTVYNCMPKYCRPMVIFSIVFDAILAVLIILANSLVLGVAARTKIMRNIPGYFKISLALADIVVGVFVLPTCIFTTYTMYIAPLPFRYPGQRPSLSDYMVRPLINFVGFFVVLSFAVSIYTMAVASIDRYLAITKPFQYRQGAYLTKKRCALAFALIWFIGILVAVYPFFTNEPYSVSAFNLILSAGITSSIVYAIALLVPLLAVWFLNGAMLRQVCADGEKRRSIRATSVIENSASPQHSLKKRQSSSSNSHIENEIDSTNEKATDSPVTTITDCNMEIETSQTEKRTVTRNVSTSSVGYHKNEKRTSGTVGDGIIERMKRSRGRRNISSAFQKKPFSRQSSIPNSAASVERRLARTLSIMIGAFTLALMPNIATMIANAVASGNNSPKTSVRLASTLYVASRILLSNSFWNCIIYSIRNRHFRRAMWAIFLCKKEKIDRKLRQSLSMSQWKRRSAMGSSSGSNSHDKLPVSKTSSTASSYQGGDYRRSTMMWSLASNSPCPSRKGSSDVLGQRPAVSRSISTGTEAKKPTGILKNPITRSESAPESVQCTKLIIPTVTVDTIQEHADIAER, from the exons ATGCGTCTGTTATTCCAAATTGTAATTTTGATATACGTTTTTGAAGACTCAATATGTTCATTTGCAATACAAAACATAAATGCAAAGAACCGACAAGAAAATGCGATAACAAGAAATGTGGCAACTGTAGCAAATATTGAAGATGACGATACGATAATTCGAACGCAATCGACGCCTATTGTTCAGTCGACAAACAACGAAAACAGAGCTAATAAAACGACAAATCCATCTTGGAATTCAACTTGTTTGAATGATAGATTTCGCCGTGGAAgagaatcaattttaaattatctCCTCCGACTTCAATTGTGTGATATTTTAGATGGCGGTCAAAGGTTACCAAACGCTTGTGACACAAAGAAAGAAGCTGTTACAGAATATTACAACGTTGCTTATTTAAAGTTTTGTCATATATTTGTTTATGAAAACGTATGCGCGAAAGAAATAAAAAACTGGAGAAATGTAGATccatttttgaaagaaaatataaacataCGTTCCGAGGGGTCTGGATTAGACTCAATATCTTTACAAAATTCTGCCAACGCTGCGTCTCTGGAAAGACGAGTTACCAAATTTTTCCATGGTCAGGACTTGGGATTGATAAATCAAGCATGTAAAAGTATCGAAGACTACATGGAGACGTTGAGTCGACATGAAGTgtataaaaacactgaaaaaagttttgaattcaaTCTGAAAGCATCGGCGTActcggaaaaatattttgaagaggGTGTCAAAAAAGACAATGTCACCGTTCCTGTCGTTCTATTCGCTGAATGGTATTTCCCGATTATTCCATTTTGTGAAGCGTTTACGTGCGGAATAtcttatgaaaaatatttggaggAACCTATGACGGTTTACAACTGTATGCCGAAATATTGCAGACCGATGGTAATATTCAGCATTGTTTTTGATGCTATTCTCGCTGTTTTGATAATCCTTGCAAACAGCTTGGTGTTAGGCGTTGCTGCCCGTACAAAAATCATGCGAAACATTCCAGGATACTTTAAAATATCACTTGCATTGGCAGATATCGTCGTCGGAGTCTTCGTTTTGCCTACATGTATATTTACAACGTATACTATGTACATCGCCCCCTTGCCTTTCCGCTACCCAGGACAACGTCCTAGTCTAAGCGACTACATGGTTCGGCCTCTGATAAACTTTGTGGGTTTTTTCGTTGTTCTATCGTTCGCTGTGTCCATATATACAATGGCTGTTGCAAGCATTGACAGATATCTGGCAATAACAAAGCCTTTTCAGTACAG gcAAGGCGCCTATCTGACCAAAAAACGTTGTGCACTCGCCTTTGCTCTTATTTGGTTTATCGGAATCCTTGTGGCAGTATATCCTTTCTTTACGAACGAACCATACAGTGTATCAGCATTCAATCTCATTCTCTCTGCTGGGATCACATCCTCCATTGTATACGCCATAGCATTACTCGTCCCACTATTGGCGGTATGGTTTTTGAATGGAGCTATGTTGAGGCAAGTTTGCGCTGATGGGGAAAAGAGACGAAGCATCAGGGCTACATCTGTTATAGAGAATTCTGCCAGCCCCcaacattcattgaaaaagagACAAAGTTCAAGTTCAAACTCTCATATAGAAAACGAAATTGACAGCACAAATGAAAAAGCAACAGACTCGCCTGTTACAACAATTACGGATTGTAATATGGAAATTGAGACTTCGCAAACTGAAAAAAGAACTGTGACGAG GAACGTGTCAACATCTAGCGTTGGTTACCATAAAAACGAAAAACGTACGAGTGGAACTGTAGGAGACGGAATCATTGAACGCATGAAGCGAAGTAGAGGCAGGAGGAACATTTCTTCAGCATTTCAAAAAAAGCCATTTTCGAGACAATCCAGTATTCCTAATTCAGCTGCGAGTGTAgaaagaagacttgctcgaacTCTATCCATAATGATTGGAGCTTTCACCTTGGCGTTAATGCCAAACATAGCAACGATGATTGCCAATGCCGTCGCATCTGG taaCAATTCTCCCAAAACATCAGTTCGGTTGGCGTCAACTTTATATGTTGCTTCGCGTATTCTGCTTTCAAACTCATTTTGGAACTGTATTATATACAGTATACGAAATCGTCACTTTCGACGAGCGATGTGGGCAATATTTCTgtgtaaaaaagaaaaaattgaccGGAAATTACGTCAAAGTTTGTCAATGTCTCAATGGAAGCGGAGAAGTGCAATGGGGTCATCTAGCGGATCAAATTCACACGATAAACTCCCAGTATCAAAGACTAGTAGCACGGCTTCTAGCTATCAAGGTGGTGATTACAGACGAAGTACTATGATGTGGTCGCTCGCGTCTAATTCTCCTTGTCCCTCTAGAAAAGGAAGCTCTGACGTATTAGGACAACGGCCAGCAGTATCTCGAAGTATTTCTACTGGTACAGAAGCTAAAAAACCAACAGGCATTTTGAAAAATCCAATCACAAGAAGTGAGTCTGCACCAGAATCAGTACAATGCACAAAGTTAATCATTCCTACTGTCACTGTTGACACGATACAAGAACATGCTGATATTGCGGAAAGATGA